AACAGGCTATTTTGACTATATCGAAAATTTGATAGAGCGGGAAAACACCTTTACAATGGAAGGTTTGGCAAACAGCGTAGATAGGTTTTTGAACTTTAACGAATTCAAAATTTTAGACGGCAAAGGAAAAATATCGCACAGCAGAGCCATTACCAAAGCGGGTACAGAGTATGACCAATTTAACAAGACTCAAAAAATTATTTCTGATTTTGACAAAGAAATTAAGAAATTGAAAAAATAAGGTATGGAATTAAAAAGCTATCAGCGAAAAGTAATAGAGAATTTGGAAGAATACCTGGGCTATGTCCAGGAGCATAAAAGCCTGGCTAAAGCCTTCAACCAGTATTGGAAAGACAAGATTGGCCCCTACAATCCTTTGGACGGCACAGGAATGGAACCCTATAAAAACAACATTCCTAACTCAGCCCACGTATGCATAAAAGTTCCAACGGCAGGTGGTAAAACCTTTATTGCCGTTAATGCCCTGCACACCATTTTTTCGGCTTACGATTCAGCAAAACCCAAAGCTGTTATTTGGTTAGTGCCCTGGAGCAATCTTTTACAACAAACTGTAAACACACTTTCCAATCCCGAACATCCATATCGCCAAAAACTAAATTCGCTTTTTAACAACCGGGTAGAGATTTACCAAAAAGCAGATTTGTTGCAGGGTTCAAACTTCAACCCAACGGTTGTAAAAGACCAGTTGAGCATTTTTGTAATGAGCTTTGCCAGTTTAAGAGCAAAAAACAAGGAAGATAGAAAAGTATTTCAGGAAAATGGACAATTAGAAGCTTTTGTTTCTCAATACAAAAACAACGAGCATATTTTGAGCGGTGTGGATGATACTGCTTTAATCAACGTTTTACGGTATCTAAATCCTGTTTTGGTGGTTGATGAAAGCCACAATGCCGAAAGTGAGTTGAGTGTGGATATGCTCAAAAACCTGAATCCTTCATTCATTCTTGATTTAACAGCAACACCAAAAGACAATAGCAATATTGTAAGTCTTGTACCTGCCATTGAACTAAAAAAGGAGCACATGGTAAAACTTCCTGTAATCGTGTACAACAGCCACGACAAAACGGAAGTCATTAACAACGCTTTGCACTTGCAACGCAAATTGGAAAACCTTGCTAAAAAGCAAGAAGACGAAGGCGGTAAATATATCAGACCGATTGTACTGTTTCAGGCACAACCAAAAACCAAAGACGATAACACGACTTTTGAAAAACTGAAAGAACAGTTGTTGGGATTAGGAATTACAGAAAGTTATATCAAAATTAAAACAGCCAACATAGACGAATTGAAAGGCATTGATTTGATGGATGCAGCATGTGAAGTCCGTTACATCATCACCATCAACGCCTTGAAAGAGGGTTGGGATTGCCCGTTTGCTTACATTTTAGCTTCGTTGGCCGACAAGTCAAGTTCGGTAGATGTAGAGCAGATTTTGGGTCGTGTGTTACGCCAACCTTATGTGCAACGCCACAAAGCATTTCAATTAAACCTTTCTTATGTTTTAACCGCTTCTGCAAAGTTCAACGAAACCCTGCAGAGCATTGTAAAAGGTTTGCAGGAATCAGGCTTTAGCGAAAAAGATTATCGCAAAGTGGATAAAATGACTGACGAAGAAAAGAAAACTACTGCGGTTGACCCGGTAGAATCATTCTTATTTCCGGAACAACATCCCGAAGTTTCGGGAGAACAACAAGAAGAAACTATCGACAAAAACCGAGTTACGTTTGACCCATCCCGAAATTTGTCAGGAGCTGATGAAGAAACCGAAACAACTTCGGTAATACAAGAAATTGAAACTCTTGCGGAAGAACAAAACCGACAATTAGAAGAGAAAATAAAAGAACAGGAAAAACAACCTGTCGACGAAAACATATTCATAGAAATGGGTACA
The nucleotide sequence above comes from Bacteroidales bacterium. Encoded proteins:
- a CDS encoding DEAD/DEAH box helicase family protein; amino-acid sequence: MELKSYQRKVIENLEEYLGYVQEHKSLAKAFNQYWKDKIGPYNPLDGTGMEPYKNNIPNSAHVCIKVPTAGGKTFIAVNALHTIFSAYDSAKPKAVIWLVPWSNLLQQTVNTLSNPEHPYRQKLNSLFNNRVEIYQKADLLQGSNFNPTVVKDQLSIFVMSFASLRAKNKEDRKVFQENGQLEAFVSQYKNNEHILSGVDDTALINVLRYLNPVLVVDESHNAESELSVDMLKNLNPSFILDLTATPKDNSNIVSLVPAIELKKEHMVKLPVIVYNSHDKTEVINNALHLQRKLENLAKKQEDEGGKYIRPIVLFQAQPKTKDDNTTFEKLKEQLLGLGITESYIKIKTANIDELKGIDLMDAACEVRYIITINALKEGWDCPFAYILASLADKSSSVDVEQILGRVLRQPYVQRHKAFQLNLSYVLTASAKFNETLQSIVKGLQESGFSEKDYRKVDKMTDEEKKTTAVDPVESFLFPEQHPEVSGEQQEETIDKNRVTFDPSRNLSGADEETETTSVIQEIETLAEEQNRQLEEKIKEQEKQPVDENIFIEMGTKVKRYKVKESNKDLIDKIEFPQFFIKVTASDIFGTDEELLNRESLLKDFKLSNEDIKIDFDQISSDLYKVDLEEAKKNEYRPSFTKIENSTVKDPITEYILAKPLGNQITDITHQMMQIIGNMYPIPDQEIKVYIGRILQSINTEQLRDILVRKWSYTDKIKVKIRQLSDSYAEGRFMDLLKSKRISTKANWKLGSEIVPGNTSSSIGNSLYEREGSMNGFEERVAMEIGTSSNVVFWHRNLERGKGFYINGFKANHYPDFILQTKSGKTILIETKGDHLDGSDSEAKSRLGNEWERQAGQDFAYFMVFDKKEIKGAYTLDKAKELISKM